The following coding sequences lie in one Phragmites australis chromosome 8, lpPhrAust1.1, whole genome shotgun sequence genomic window:
- the LOC133927417 gene encoding putative UPF0496 protein 2, with protein MDRSNSTPSSTPARLRPRSSLDVDEEYDSAFKSKSFLDLWSHAHHHLRHTFTSFKPSSSKSSVRDSCHDDEVDTAAAAAAMEQSCSYTVLGDFVLEPSPEVLSRESRQRRRRRRRRVETLLIEYFDVTQDACEACSSLLVAIGAARRHHLTLCRLLLRMEGSDSPAASDALTAHVRLDNPLSPGCLSGFHEVHARCSPLASRLAAAQRRLRRLARAARVVRGTAAAALVAACAAAIVAAVVFAAHAVVGIGAAAAAVGASPAADKVSERHYARAGATVDAAARGAYIVGRDLDTVSRMVRRAHDELEHGRDVARIAMRGHGERPLLLEVAREEEECGEDLRAQLEELEEHVCLCLITINRSRRMVAHEMTRGLPSLETTPSQN; from the coding sequence ATGGACAGGAGCAACTCCACCCCTTCCAGCACTCCGGCGCGGCTTCGGCCGCGCAGCTCGCTCGACGTCGACGAGGAGTACGACAGCGCCTTCAAGTCCAAGTCCTTCCTCGACCTGTGGTCGCACGCGCACCACCACCTCAGGCACACCTTCACTTCATTCAAGCCGTCATCCTCCAAGTCGAGCGTCAGAGACTCGTGCCATGACGATGAGGTcgacacggcggcggcggcggcggctatggAGCAGTCGTGCTCGTACACCGTTCTTGGCGACTTCGTTCTGGAGCCGAGCCCGGAGGTGCTTTCGCGGGAAAGtcggcagcggcgacggcgaagGAGGCGCCGCGTGGAGACGCTACTGATCGAGTACTTCGACGTGACGCAGGATGCCTGCGAGGCGTGCTCCTCGCTGCTCGTCGCCatcggcgcggcgcggcgccaCCACCTCACACTCTGCCGGCTGCTCCTCCGGATGGAGGGCAGCGACAGCCCTGCCGCGAGCGACGCGCTCACGGCGCACGTCCGCCTCGATAACCCGCTCTCGCCGGGCTGCCTCTCCGGGTTCCACGAGGTGCACGCGCGGTGCAGCCCGCTGGCCTCGCGCCTGGCCGCGGCGCAGCGACGGCTCCGGAGGCTCGCCCGGGCGGCGCGCGTCGTGCGGGGCACGGCCGCGGCGGCCCTAGTCGCCGCGTGCGCGGCCGCCATCGTTGCCGCGGTGGTGTTCGCCGCGCACGCCGTGGTGGGCATCggagcggcggccgcggccgtcgGCGCCAGCCCCGCGGCCGACAAGGTCAGCGAGCGGCACTACGCGCGCGCGGGGGCCACGGTGGACGCAGCCGCTCGCGGCGCGTACATCGTGGGGCGGGACCTGGACACGGTAAGCCGCATGGTGCGGCGCGCGCACGATGAGCTGGAGCACGGGCGCGACGTGGCGCGCATCGCGATGCGCGGCCACGGCGAGCGGCCGCTGCTGCTGGAGgttgccagggaggaggaggagtgcgGGGAGGACCTCAGGGCGcagctggaggagctggaggagcACGTCTGCCTCTGCCTGATCACCATCAACCGGAGCAGGAGGATGGTGGCTCACGAGATGACTCGAGGCTTGCCCTCGCTGGAGACGACGCCGTCGCAAAATtag
- the LOC133927419 gene encoding cyclin-B2-2-like, whose protein sequence is MENRAHAMKSENYDQGNAMVGVKFAPEMANTNRRALCDIKNIIGGRHHHLSVSTNGLSEKSDATVNPKDRFLGHRPITRKFAATLANQPSSAHLAPIGSERQKRNADTAFHTVADLENSQSTKMSDDIPLQMLSEMDEVMTSELKEIEMEDIEDAAPNIDSCDAGNSLAVVEYVDEIYSFYRRTEGSSCVAPNYMSSQTDINEKMRGILIDWLIEVHYKLELLEETLFLTVNIIDRFLARENVVRKRLQLVGVTAMLLACKYEEVSVPVVEDLILICDRAYTRTDILEMERMIVNTLKFNMSVPTPYCFMRRFLKAANSDKKLELLSFFIIELSLVEYEMLKFCPSMLAAAAIYTSQCTLNGFKSWNKCCEMHTKYSEEQLMDCSRMMVELHQRAAHGKLTGVHRKYSTFRYGCAAKSEPATFLLD, encoded by the exons ATGGAGAATCGTGCCCACGCCATGAAATCTGAAAACTATGACCAAGGCAATGCAATGGTAGGCGTCAAGTTTGCGCCGGAGATGGCAAACACAAACAGGAGGGCCCTCTGCGACATCAAGAACATCATAGGAGGCCGTCACCACCACTTGTCTGTGAGCACAAATGGGCTGTCAGA AAAATCTGATGCTACTGTAAACCCCAAGGATCGCTTTCTTGGACACCGTCCCATTACCAG GAAGTTTGCTGCAACGTTGGCAAACCAACCTTCAAGTGCCCATCTG GCACCCATTGGAAGTGAGAGGCAGAAAAGAAATGCAGATACAGCATTTCACACTGTTGCAGATTTGGAAAACAGTCAAAGCACCAAGATGTCTGATGACATTCCCTTGCAGATGCTATCTGAGATGGACGAAGTG ATGACTTCTGAACTGAAAGAGATCGAGATGGAAGATATTGAGGATGCAGCACCTAATATTGACAGCTGCGATGCAGGAAACTCTCTTGCGGTGGTTGAATACGTCGATGAAATTTACAGCTTTTACAGAAGAACTGAG GGTTCAAGCTGTGTCGCTCCTAATTATATGTCAAGTCAGACTGATATAAATGAGAAGATGCGTGGAATTCTTATTGACTGGCTGATAGAG GTGCACTACAAATTAGAGCTGTTGGAGGAGACACTATTTCTTACTGTGAATATCATAGACAGATTTTTGGCACGTGAAAATGTGGTGCGAAAGAGGCTTCAGTTAGTTGGTGTGACTGCTATGCTGCTTGCATGCAAGTATGAAGAAGTAAGCGTGCCTGTTGTTGAGGATTTGATTCTTATCTGCGACCGTGCCTACACAAGGACAGATATTCTCGAAATG GAGAGGATGATAGTGAACACACTCAAGTTCAACATGTCAGTGCCGACTCCATACTGTTTCATGAGAAGGTTTCTTAAGGCAGCAAATTCTGACAAGAAGCTGGAGCTCCTGTCTTTCTTCATAATCGAGCTGAGCCTTGTTGAATATGAGATGCTGAAGTTCTGCCCGTCTATGCTGGCAGCTGCTGCCATCTACACTTCTCAGTGCACCTTGAATGGGTTCAAGTCCTGGAACAAATGCTGTGAGATGCACACAAAATATTCTGAAGAACAGCTGAT GGATTGCTCCAGGATGATGGTTGAACTCCACCAGAGAGCAGCTCATGGGAAGCTTACTGGGGTTCATAGAAAGTATAGCACTTTTAGGTACGGCTGTGCGGCAAAATCGGAGCCGGCGACCTTCTTGCTGGATTAG
- the LOC133927420 gene encoding protein LAZ1-like: MELAQQLLAVLTSYALPLWATIIAGIFVVISLSLSLFLLFNHLSAYKNPEEQKFLVGVILMVPCYAVESYISLVNPSIIVDIEILRDGYEAFAMYCFGRYLVACLGGEDRTIEFLKKEGGSGSEVPLLGQASEQRYVNHPFPMNYLLKPWPLGEWFYLIIKFGLVQYMIIKTICAILAVILESFGVYCEGEFKWNCGYSYTAVVLNFSQSWALYCLVQFYAAIKDELAHIKPLAKFLTFKSIVFLTWWQGIAIALLYNWGLLRGPIAQELQFKSSIQDFIICIEMGVASVVHLYVFPAKPYELMGDRFTGGVAVLGDYASVDCPLDPDEVKDSERPTKFRLPQPDDHARCSTAIKESVRDVVLGGGEYIVNDLKFTVNHAVEPINEKLHMISQNIKNHEKEKKKTNDDSCIKSPPSLNRVISGIDDPLLNGSLSDNSGPKKARRHRRKSGYASVESGESSDHGLGGYEIRGHRWITRE, encoded by the exons ATGGAGTTGGCGCAGCAATTACTCGCAGTTCTCACGAGCTACGCGCTGCCTCTTTGGGCTACAATCATCGCTGGGATTTTCGTCGTCATCTCACTCTCGCTGTCCCTGTTCTTGCTGTTCAATCATCTGTCAGCATACAAAAATCCAGAG GAGCAGAAGTTTCTTGTTGGCGTCATTCTCATGGTGCCGTGCTATGCAGTCGAGTCG TACATATCATTGGTAAATCCATCAATAATTGTTGACATCGAGATTCTGCGAGATGGCTATGAAGCCTTTGCTATGTACTGCTTTGGGCGGTATCTAGTTGCTTGCTTAG GTGGGGAAGATAGGACAATTGAGTTTCTGAAGAAGGAGGGTGGTTCAGGTTCTGAAGTACCACTTTTAGGCCAAGCATCTGAACAAAGATATGTGAACCATCCTTTTCCAATGAATTACCTGCTGAAACCATGGCCTCTAGGAGAATGGTTCTACTTGATCATCAAGTTTGGGCTTGTTCAATAT ATGATAATAAAAACAATATGTGCTATTCTTGCTGTGATTCTTGAATCCTTTGGAGTGTACTGTGAAGGAGAGTTTAAGTGGAACTGTGG GTACTCTTACACGGCTGTGGTTCTCAATTTCAGTCAGTCTTGGGCCTTATACTGTCTCGTTCAGTTTTATGCTGCCATAAAGGATGAGTTGGCCCATATAAAGCCTCTTGCAAAGTTTCTGACATTCAAGTCTATTGTCTTCTTAACATGGTGGCAAGGTATAGCAATCGCACTGCTCTACAATTGGGGTTTGTTGAGAGGCCCCATAGCTCAGGAGTTGCAGTTCAAGTCCAGTATTCAGGACTTCATTATCTGCATAGAG ATGGGTGTTGCTTCTGTTGTCCACCTGTATGTCTTCCCTGCAAAGCCATATGAGCTAATGGGTGATCGTTTCACCGGAGGGGTTGCAGTTCTTGGAGACTATGCTTCAGTTGACTGCCCTCTAGATCCAGATGAAGTTAAGGATAGTGAGCGCCCAACCAAGTTTAGGCTTCCCCAGCCAGATGATCATGCCAGGTGTTCCACTGCCATAAAAGAAAGTGTTCGTGATGTTGTACTTGGGGGCGGTGAATAT ATTGTGAATGACTTGAAGTTCACTGTCAACCATGCGGTGGAACCAATCAATGAAAAGCTGCACATGATATCCCAGAACATAAAAAACCatgagaaggaaaagaagaaaacaaatgaTGATAGCTGCATTAAGTCACCACCATCCTTGAACAGGGTAATCAGCGGGATTGATGACCCGCTCCTGAATGGGAGCTTGAGTGACAACAGTGGTCCCAAGAAAGCACGAAGGCATCGCAGGAAATCAGGGTATGCAAGCGTAGAGAGTGGAGAGAGCAGTGATCACGGCTTGGGTGGGTATGAGATCCGAGGGCACAGATGGATTACCAGGGAGTAA